The following coding sequences are from one Apodemus sylvaticus chromosome X, mApoSyl1.1, whole genome shotgun sequence window:
- the Pdzd11 gene encoding PDZ domain-containing protein 11 isoform X3 encodes MDNRLSYDDYPVVFLPAYENPPAWIPPHERVYHPDYNNELTQFLPRIVTLKKPPGAQVIPDSDAHRAGLQEGDQVLAVNDVDFQDIEHSKAVEILKTAREISMRVRFFPYNYHRQKERTVH; translated from the exons ATGGACAACCGGCTTTCTTATGATGACTACCCAGTGGTTTTCCTGCCTGCCTATGAAAATCCTCCGGCATGGATTCCTCCTCATGAG AGAGTGTACCACCCAGACTACAACAATGAGTTGACCCAGTTTCTGCCCCGAATTGTCACACTGAAGAAGCCTCCCGGTGCTCAG GTGATTCCAGACTCGGATGCACATCGAGCAGGACTTCAGGAAGGGGACCAAGTTCTAGCTGTGAATGATGTGGATTTCCAAGATATTGAGCACAGCAAA GCTGTTGAAATCTTGAAGACAGCCCGAGAAATCAGCATGCGTGTGCGCTTCTTCCCCTACA ATTATCATCGCCAAAAAGAACGGACTGTGCACTAG
- the Pdzd11 gene encoding PDZ domain-containing protein 11 isoform X2 yields the protein MDNRLSYDDYPVVFLPAYENPPAWIPPHERVYHPDYNNELTQFLPRIVTLKKPPGAQLGFNIRGGKASQLGIFISKVIPDSDAHRAGLQEGDQVLAVNDVDFQDIEHSKIIIAKKNGLCTRDLLPTAFHAESARTSWLDL from the exons ATGGACAACCGGCTTTCTTATGATGACTACCCAGTGGTTTTCCTGCCTGCCTATGAAAATCCTCCGGCATGGATTCCTCCTCATGAG AGAGTGTACCACCCAGACTACAACAATGAGTTGACCCAGTTTCTGCCCCGAATTGTCACACTGAAGAAGCCTCCCGGTGCTCAG TTGGGATTTAACATCCGAGGAGGAAAGGCCTCCCAGCTGGGCATCTTCATCTCCAAG GTGATTCCAGACTCGGATGCACATCGAGCAGGACTTCAGGAAGGGGACCAAGTTCTAGCTGTGAATGATGTGGATTTCCAAGATATTGAGCACAGCAAA ATTATCATCGCCAAAAAGAACGGACTGTGCACTAGAGACTTGCTGCCCACAGCCTTCCATGCGGAATCTGCCAGGACAAGCTGGCTAGACCTCTGA
- the Pdzd11 gene encoding PDZ domain-containing protein 11 isoform X1 yields the protein MDNRLSYDDYPVVFLPAYENPPAWIPPHERVYHPDYNNELTQFLPRIVTLKKPPGAQLGFNIRGGKASQLGIFISKVIPDSDAHRAGLQEGDQVLAVNDVDFQDIEHSKAVEILKTAREISMRVRFFPYNYHRQKERTVH from the exons ATGGACAACCGGCTTTCTTATGATGACTACCCAGTGGTTTTCCTGCCTGCCTATGAAAATCCTCCGGCATGGATTCCTCCTCATGAG AGAGTGTACCACCCAGACTACAACAATGAGTTGACCCAGTTTCTGCCCCGAATTGTCACACTGAAGAAGCCTCCCGGTGCTCAG TTGGGATTTAACATCCGAGGAGGAAAGGCCTCCCAGCTGGGCATCTTCATCTCCAAG GTGATTCCAGACTCGGATGCACATCGAGCAGGACTTCAGGAAGGGGACCAAGTTCTAGCTGTGAATGATGTGGATTTCCAAGATATTGAGCACAGCAAA GCTGTTGAAATCTTGAAGACAGCCCGAGAAATCAGCATGCGTGTGCGCTTCTTCCCCTACA ATTATCATCGCCAAAAAGAACGGACTGTGCACTAG